From a region of the Synechococcus sp. MW101C3 genome:
- a CDS encoding HlyD family secretion protein yields the protein MRLLGLVMLGSFVSAVGLMAVWPYRVVVRGSGQIRPTGETSVIHAPLSGRVRSVDARANQSVRRGQVIAVLDPADLEGRREQLASSRSALERELEALRSQNRAAVQGAELQVEKAQAALQLAQAEFNRFQLLRNSGAIAPLQLDEKAANLEVASSDLAKARRAVEEVRFRDNAQLSRLAQEFAANSGERAQVSRDLGITLVRAPVDGVLFSMQLFNPQQVVQQGQELARIAPSGRGLVAKMTVASEDIDNVKPGQRVDLRLAGCPFPDFGTLRGTVRSVSPDVIRPAAAQAPPQSPAPSAAGTSSGYEVTVVPHTTVMRSGSRRCDVRLGMNFTADITTRMETVLRFVLRKGRFVLPT from the coding sequence GTGAGGCTTCTCGGTCTGGTGATGCTGGGAAGCTTCGTCAGCGCGGTCGGCCTGATGGCGGTCTGGCCCTACCGGGTGGTGGTGCGTGGAAGCGGCCAGATTCGCCCCACTGGAGAAACCAGTGTCATCCATGCCCCGTTGAGCGGCCGGGTGCGCAGCGTCGACGCCCGGGCCAATCAGTCCGTGCGTCGGGGCCAGGTGATTGCGGTGCTGGATCCCGCCGACCTGGAGGGAAGGCGGGAGCAACTGGCCTCCAGCCGCAGCGCCCTCGAACGGGAACTGGAGGCCCTGCGCAGCCAGAACAGGGCGGCGGTGCAGGGTGCTGAGCTGCAGGTGGAGAAGGCCCAGGCCGCCCTCCAGCTGGCCCAGGCGGAGTTCAACCGCTTCCAGCTGCTGAGGAACAGCGGAGCGATCGCACCGCTCCAGCTCGATGAGAAGGCCGCCAACCTGGAGGTGGCCAGCTCCGACCTGGCCAAGGCCCGACGCGCCGTCGAGGAGGTGCGCTTTCGCGACAATGCCCAGCTCTCCAGGCTCGCCCAGGAGTTCGCCGCCAACAGCGGGGAACGCGCCCAAGTCAGCCGGGATCTGGGCATCACCCTGGTGCGTGCGCCTGTGGATGGAGTGCTCTTCTCCATGCAGCTGTTCAACCCCCAGCAGGTGGTCCAGCAGGGCCAGGAGCTGGCTCGCATCGCCCCCAGCGGCAGGGGGCTGGTGGCGAAGATGACCGTGGCCTCCGAAGATATCGACAACGTGAAGCCAGGTCAGCGGGTGGATCTTCGCCTTGCTGGTTGTCCTTTCCCCGATTTCGGCACCCTGCGGGGAACGGTGCGGTCTGTTTCTCCAGACGTGATCAGGCCGGCGGCTGCGCAGGCACCGCCTCAATCCCCAGCGCCATCAGCAGCAGGGACCTCGTCGGGATACGAAGTCACCGTGGTGCCGCACACCACGGTGATGCGATCCGGCTCAAGG
- a CDS encoding peptidase domain-containing ABC transporter: MPRYAFVEQYSEEDCGAACVATVARQYGRNLSLARVRELVGTGSLGSTLLGLRRGADAIGFQARAVRAESDLLRHLDTVPLPAICHWKGNHWVVLHVKRRQSYLIADPAVGLRWLSEREFLEGWSNGVMLLLEPDLHRLSQQEEAQRAPFLRFLRLVLPYRGLLVQALAINAVIGLLALAMPLLMQFLTDDVLVRRDSQLLTSLGLGMLLLFVFRNLISLLQGHLVGHFAQRLQLGMLLEYGHQLLRLPMTYFDSHRSGEVVSRISDVNRINGLIGDVVLGLPSQLFVALVSLAVMLAYSPALTVVALLAFLLVVSANLLFLPALRQKTRRLIVQSAENQGFLVEAFRGAQVLKTTEATPQVWDEYQSNFGTLSHLRWKTLQLKLFGSSTTELLSNVTTLALLWYGSTFVIAGRLSIGQLLAFNGMGFNVLEFLDSLVAFAGDFITAQVVFHRLSEVLNGTVEDPKAATKPWVALPLGCEIRCQDLGFHHAGRMELLKDFDITIPGGFMTALIGESGCGKSTLVKLMAGLYPPQSGTIHFGPYGLKDISLECLRQQVALIPQDPQFFNRTILENFRFTYPDAGFDQVVAACDLALADEFIRELPDGYQTVLGEFGANLSGGQRQRLAIARALVARPPVLILDESTAALDPGLERRLLDRLLPLRQGLTTVMVSHRPSVILRCDWIVYLERGKVKFQGRPQDLRDVEPLTPYLLPA; encoded by the coding sequence ATGCCCCGCTACGCTTTCGTCGAGCAGTATTCCGAGGAAGATTGCGGCGCTGCCTGTGTCGCGACCGTGGCTCGCCAGTACGGCAGGAATCTTTCTCTCGCGCGTGTGCGTGAGCTGGTCGGCACCGGCTCCCTCGGTTCCACTCTGTTGGGGCTGCGCCGAGGGGCCGACGCCATCGGCTTTCAGGCCCGAGCGGTGCGTGCCGAGTCCGACTTGCTTCGGCATCTCGACACCGTTCCCCTGCCAGCGATCTGCCACTGGAAGGGCAATCACTGGGTGGTCCTCCACGTTAAGCGCAGGCAGAGCTACCTGATCGCCGATCCGGCTGTTGGGCTGCGCTGGTTGTCCGAGCGGGAGTTTCTGGAGGGCTGGAGCAACGGCGTGATGCTGCTGCTCGAGCCCGATCTCCATCGTCTGAGCCAACAGGAGGAGGCTCAACGGGCCCCCTTCCTGCGGTTCCTGAGGTTGGTGCTGCCCTATCGGGGCCTGCTAGTGCAGGCCCTGGCGATTAATGCGGTGATCGGTCTACTCGCTCTGGCGATGCCGCTGCTGATGCAGTTCCTCACCGACGACGTGCTGGTGAGGCGGGACAGCCAGTTGCTCACCAGCCTTGGGCTGGGAATGCTGTTGCTGTTCGTCTTCCGCAACCTGATCTCCCTGCTGCAGGGCCATCTCGTGGGCCATTTCGCCCAGCGCCTGCAACTCGGGATGTTGCTCGAGTACGGCCATCAGCTGCTGAGGTTGCCGATGACCTATTTCGACAGCCACCGCAGCGGCGAAGTTGTGAGCCGAATCAGCGATGTCAACCGCATCAATGGTCTGATCGGCGATGTGGTGCTTGGCCTCCCCAGCCAGCTCTTCGTCGCCCTGGTGTCGCTCGCGGTGATGTTGGCCTACAGCCCTGCCCTCACGGTCGTTGCCTTGCTCGCATTCCTGCTGGTGGTGAGTGCCAATCTGCTGTTCCTGCCTGCGCTGCGGCAGAAGACCCGCCGTCTCATCGTGCAGTCCGCCGAGAATCAGGGGTTCCTGGTCGAGGCTTTCCGCGGGGCCCAGGTTCTCAAAACCACCGAAGCTACCCCGCAGGTCTGGGATGAATACCAGAGCAATTTCGGAACCCTGTCTCATCTGCGCTGGAAGACGCTGCAGCTGAAGTTGTTTGGCTCCAGCACCACCGAGCTTCTCTCCAACGTCACCACTCTGGCGCTGCTCTGGTATGGAAGCACTTTTGTCATCGCCGGCCGGCTGAGCATTGGCCAGCTGCTGGCCTTCAACGGCATGGGGTTCAACGTCCTGGAGTTCCTGGATTCGCTGGTGGCCTTCGCCGGCGACTTCATCACTGCTCAGGTGGTGTTCCATCGCCTCTCGGAGGTGCTCAATGGCACGGTGGAGGATCCCAAGGCCGCAACGAAGCCCTGGGTGGCGCTTCCACTGGGTTGTGAGATCCGCTGCCAGGATCTCGGCTTTCACCATGCCGGGCGCATGGAGCTGCTCAAGGATTTCGATATCACGATCCCGGGCGGCTTCATGACCGCATTGATCGGCGAGTCAGGTTGCGGCAAAAGCACCCTGGTGAAGCTGATGGCGGGTCTTTATCCGCCCCAGAGCGGCACGATTCACTTCGGACCCTACGGGCTCAAGGACATCTCGCTCGAGTGCCTCCGGCAGCAGGTGGCGCTCATCCCACAGGATCCGCAGTTCTTCAACCGAACCATCCTGGAGAACTTTCGCTTCACCTATCCCGATGCCGGCTTCGATCAGGTGGTGGCTGCCTGTGATCTGGCCCTGGCCGATGAGTTCATCCGCGAGCTCCCCGACGGCTATCAGACAGTGCTGGGTGAGTTCGGTGCCAACCTCTCCGGCGGCCAGCGGCAGCGTCTGGCGATCGCCCGGGCGCTGGTGGCTAGGCCGCCGGTGCTGATCCTGGATGAATCCACAGCGGCTCTGGATCCCGGCTTGGAGCGCCGTCTGCTGGATCGACTTCTGCCGCTGCGGCAGGGTCTCACCACCGTGATGGTTAGCCACCGACCCAGCGTGATCCTCCGCTGCGACTGGATCGTGTACCTGGAGCGCGGCAAGGTGAAGTTTCAGGGACGGCCCCAGGACCTGCGCGATGTGGAACCACTCACCCCCTATCTCCTGCCCGCATGA
- a CDS encoding photosystem II high light acclimation radical SAM protein, producing MLLIRLPCNPIFPVGPVYLADHLHKRFPQLPQRLLDLAALPVLDVERVLLATIDAFRPTLLVFSWRDIQIYAPVDGRGGNPLQNSFEVFYARDPLKRLRGAIGGLRLMGAFYGELWRNLRLVRKGLARSRRYHSSARVVLGGGAVSVFYEQLGRRLPKGTVVSVGEGEPLLEKLIEGVSLDAERCFVVGEEPRPGLIHEQPAGLIKTACDYNYIASIWPQLDWYLDAGDFYVGVQTKRGCPHNCCYCVYTVVEGKQVRVNPVAEVVAEMRQLYDRGVRGFWFTDAQFIPARRYIEDAKELLRAIQAEGLSDIRWAAYIRADNLDAELAELMVATGMSYFEIGITSGSQELVRKMRMGYNLRTVLENCRLLVRAGFRETVSVNYSFNVIDERPETIRQTVAYHRELERIFGVQQVEPAIFFIGLQPHTHLEQYAFDQNILQPGYNPMSMMPWTARKLLWNPEPLGSTFGRICLEAFETNPADFGRTVMDLLERDYGTAPLEESLHAPVEGRRALATAVG from the coding sequence GTGCTGCTGATCCGCTTGCCCTGCAATCCGATCTTTCCCGTCGGTCCGGTGTATCTGGCCGATCATCTGCACAAACGCTTCCCGCAGCTGCCCCAGCGCCTGCTTGATCTGGCGGCCCTGCCGGTGCTGGATGTGGAGCGGGTGCTGCTGGCCACGATCGACGCCTTCCGTCCCACCCTGCTGGTGTTCTCCTGGCGCGACATTCAGATTTATGCGCCGGTGGATGGCCGGGGCGGCAACCCCCTGCAGAACTCCTTCGAGGTGTTCTATGCGCGCGACCCGCTGAAACGCCTGCGCGGTGCCATCGGGGGGCTGCGTCTGATGGGGGCGTTCTATGGAGAGCTGTGGCGCAATCTGCGCCTGGTGCGCAAGGGCCTGGCCCGCTCCCGGCGCTATCACTCCAGCGCCCGCGTCGTGCTCGGCGGTGGTGCAGTGAGCGTGTTCTACGAGCAGCTGGGCCGTCGCCTGCCCAAGGGCACGGTGGTGTCGGTGGGCGAAGGCGAGCCACTGCTGGAGAAGCTGATTGAAGGAGTCTCACTGGATGCTGAACGCTGTTTTGTGGTGGGCGAAGAGCCACGGCCTGGCCTGATTCACGAGCAGCCCGCCGGTCTGATCAAAACGGCCTGCGATTACAACTACATCGCTTCAATCTGGCCCCAGCTCGATTGGTATCTGGATGCGGGTGATTTCTATGTGGGCGTGCAGACCAAGCGAGGCTGTCCGCATAACTGCTGCTACTGCGTGTACACGGTGGTGGAAGGGAAGCAGGTGCGGGTGAACCCGGTGGCTGAGGTGGTGGCGGAGATGCGTCAGCTCTACGACCGCGGCGTGCGCGGCTTCTGGTTCACCGATGCCCAGTTCATTCCTGCACGCCGTTATATCGAGGATGCCAAGGAGCTGCTGCGGGCGATTCAGGCGGAGGGGCTCAGCGATATCCGCTGGGCGGCCTATATCCGCGCCGACAACCTGGACGCTGAACTGGCTGAGTTGATGGTGGCTACGGGCATGAGTTACTTCGAGATCGGCATCACCTCCGGCAGCCAGGAGCTGGTGCGCAAGATGCGCATGGGCTACAACCTTCGCACCGTGCTGGAGAATTGCCGCCTGTTGGTGCGTGCCGGCTTCCGCGAAACGGTGTCCGTTAATTACTCCTTCAACGTGATTGATGAACGGCCGGAAACGATCCGCCAGACCGTGGCCTATCACCGGGAGCTGGAGCGGATCTTCGGCGTGCAGCAGGTGGAGCCGGCGATCTTCTTCATCGGCCTGCAGCCCCACACGCACCTAGAGCAGTACGCCTTTGATCAGAACATTCTGCAGCCCGGTTACAACCCGATGAGCATGATGCCCTGGACGGCCAGGAAACTGCTCTGGAATCCCGAGCCACTCGGCAGCACCTTCGGCCGGATCTGCCTGGAAGCCTTCGAGACGAACCCCGCTGATTTCGGCCGCACCGTGATGGATCTGCTCGAGCGCGATTACGGCACGGCCCCGTTGGAGGAGTCGCTGCATGCGCCGGTGGAAGGGCGCCGGGCCCTTGCTACGGCTGTCGGGTGA